The following are encoded together in the Geobacter sulfurreducens PCA genome:
- the hemL gene encoding glutamate-1-semialdehyde 2,1-aminomutase: MLTARSKDLFTQAQEFIPGGVNSPVRAFKSVGADPLFIKKAFGCTITDADNNSYIDYVGSWGPMILGHCHPQVVEAVKRAVESGSSFGAPTELEITLARMVIDAVPSIEMVRMVSSGTEATMSAIRLARGYTGRDKIIKFSGCYHGHADALLVKAGSGAATFGVPDSPGVPVDVAKNTLTAQFNDLDSVSKLIDENKNEIACIIVEPIAGNMGTVPPGEGFLEGLRSICDSEGIVLIFDEVMTGFRVAYGGAQELYGVTPDMTTLGKIIGGGLPVGAFGGKKDIMKLLSPSGGVYQAGTLSGNPLAMTAGIETLKLLQADGFYEQLEQTSRRLAEGITEAAKSAGYPIYPTRVGSMFCTFFTSNEVKDWPTATTCDTKAFAAFFRMMLEKGIYLAPSQFETAFVSIAHTEVEIEKTIVAARSCFAAL, encoded by the coding sequence ATGCTCACAGCTCGCTCGAAGGATCTTTTCACGCAAGCCCAGGAATTCATTCCCGGTGGAGTAAACAGTCCCGTACGCGCCTTCAAGTCAGTGGGCGCCGACCCTCTTTTCATTAAAAAAGCGTTTGGTTGCACAATTACTGACGCCGACAACAACAGTTATATCGATTACGTCGGCTCCTGGGGCCCCATGATTCTCGGCCACTGCCACCCCCAGGTTGTCGAAGCCGTAAAGCGGGCCGTCGAAAGTGGCAGCAGCTTTGGCGCCCCCACGGAGCTGGAAATCACCCTTGCCCGAATGGTCATCGACGCGGTGCCCTCAATCGAGATGGTTCGTATGGTCAGCTCCGGAACAGAGGCGACCATGAGTGCCATTCGGCTTGCCCGCGGCTACACCGGCCGGGATAAAATCATCAAATTCTCAGGCTGCTATCATGGCCATGCCGACGCACTCCTGGTGAAGGCTGGCTCAGGGGCTGCCACGTTTGGGGTGCCCGATTCGCCGGGAGTTCCCGTCGATGTGGCAAAAAACACGCTCACTGCTCAGTTCAACGATCTTGATTCGGTTTCGAAGCTTATTGATGAGAACAAGAATGAGATCGCGTGCATCATTGTCGAGCCTATTGCCGGTAATATGGGCACCGTTCCGCCGGGTGAAGGTTTTCTCGAAGGGCTCCGCTCCATCTGCGACAGCGAGGGAATTGTCCTCATTTTCGACGAGGTAATGACCGGCTTCCGTGTTGCCTATGGTGGAGCTCAGGAACTTTACGGTGTAACTCCCGACATGACCACCCTCGGCAAGATCATCGGCGGTGGGCTTCCCGTCGGCGCCTTCGGCGGCAAAAAGGACATCATGAAGCTTCTCTCCCCGTCCGGAGGCGTTTATCAGGCGGGCACGCTGTCGGGCAACCCCCTCGCCATGACAGCTGGTATCGAGACCCTCAAACTGCTTCAGGCAGACGGGTTCTATGAGCAACTGGAGCAAACGAGCCGCCGCCTTGCCGAGGGCATCACCGAGGCGGCCAAATCCGCCGGGTACCCCATCTATCCGACCCGCGTCGGCAGCATGTTCTGCACCTTTTTCACCAGCAACGAGGTCAAGGACTGGCCCACGGCCACAACCTGCGACACAAAGGCATTCGCCGCTTTTTTCAGAATGATGCTCGAGAAGGGGATCTATCTGGCTCCTTCGCAGTTTGAAACGGCCTTCGTCTCGATCGCCCACACCGAGGTGGAAATCGAGAAGACGATTGTTGCGGCCCGCTCATGCTTTGCCGCTCTCTAA
- a CDS encoding NADH-quinone oxidoreductase subunit B — protein MGVDQPLGDNFITTSLDSLVNWARKSSIWPMTFGLACCAIEMMATGASHNDLDRFGIIFRASPRQSDCIIIAGTVTKKMLPVIKTVYEQMPEPKWVVAMGACACSGGVFDTYSVVQGIDTALPVDVYIPGCPPRPEALLYGLLKLQDKIMKDKNSFGSTIGLGERLESAA, from the coding sequence ATGGGAGTAGATCAGCCGCTGGGAGATAACTTCATCACCACGTCCCTGGACAGTCTCGTGAACTGGGCGAGGAAGTCCTCCATCTGGCCCATGACCTTTGGTCTTGCTTGTTGCGCCATCGAGATGATGGCCACGGGGGCTTCCCATAACGACCTCGACCGGTTTGGTATCATATTCCGGGCGTCACCCCGGCAGTCGGACTGTATTATTATTGCCGGAACCGTCACCAAGAAGATGCTGCCGGTAATTAAGACGGTCTATGAGCAGATGCCGGAGCCTAAGTGGGTTGTCGCAATGGGGGCCTGTGCCTGTTCCGGTGGGGTGTTTGACACGTATAGTGTTGTTCAGGGTATTGACACTGCGCTGCCGGTGGACGTCTATATTCCTGGCTGTCCGCCTCGTCCCGAGGCTTTGCTGTACGGTCTGCTTAAACTGCAGGACAAGATTATGAAGGACAAGAACTCGTTTGGCTCGACCATAGGGCTCGGCGAGCGCCTTGAGTCCGCAGCGTGA
- a CDS encoding NADH-quinone oxidoreductase subunit A, producing MLGVYLPIIVLVAVAVIFGLASLTFSSLIGQKKPSAVKLAPYECGCEPVGSARERFSVKFYIIAMLFILFDIEAVFMYPWSVLFKRLGIFGVVEMGLFIVILFVGYIYVWKKGALEWE from the coding sequence ATGCTGGGTGTATACCTGCCAATCATTGTCCTGGTAGCGGTAGCGGTCATATTTGGTCTGGCTTCATTAACCTTCTCGTCGCTGATAGGGCAGAAGAAGCCGAGTGCGGTGAAGCTTGCCCCTTACGAGTGTGGCTGTGAACCGGTCGGCTCTGCCCGGGAACGCTTCTCGGTAAAGTTCTACATTATTGCCATGCTGTTTATTCTCTTTGATATTGAAGCTGTATTTATGTATCCCTGGTCGGTTCTGTTTAAGCGGCTTGGGATATTTGGCGTTGTCGAGATGGGTCTGTTCATCGTCATTCTTTTTGTCGGTTACATCTATGTCTGGAAAAAAGGAGCTCTGGAATGGGAGTAG
- a CDS encoding NADH-quinone oxidoreductase subunit C — translation MAENNRAVIKLKEKFAASILDVREFRGEVTVTVAREKVVDICRFLKESLQYNLCTDVTAVDYLGKQEPRFMVVYNLYSIPNKDRLRLKAGVPDADCSIDTVSCVWNSANWLEREVYDLMGVQFNNHPDLRRILMTDDWVGHPLRKDYPLQGPDREPYKGRLS, via the coding sequence ATGGCTGAGAACAATCGTGCAGTTATAAAACTTAAGGAAAAATTTGCCGCGTCAATCCTTGATGTAAGGGAATTCCGCGGCGAGGTTACGGTTACGGTGGCACGTGAGAAGGTCGTGGATATCTGCCGTTTCCTGAAAGAGTCGTTACAGTACAACCTCTGCACAGACGTGACGGCTGTTGACTATCTTGGGAAGCAGGAGCCGCGCTTCATGGTGGTGTATAACCTGTATTCGATTCCCAATAAGGATCGGCTCAGACTCAAGGCTGGCGTGCCTGATGCCGACTGTTCGATCGATACGGTGTCATGTGTCTGGAACTCAGCTAATTGGCTGGAGCGTGAAGTGTACGACCTCATGGGTGTGCAATTCAACAACCACCCTGACCTGCGTCGTATCCTGATGACCGACGACTGGGTCGGCCACCCGCTCCGCAAGGATTATCCCCTGCAGGGGCCTGATCGTGAGCCCTACAAGGGCCGGCTTTCCTGA